The DNA sequence TATCTCCTTTGAGCCGTGGCCATAGGCGTCGGCCTTGACCATGGCCAGCACACCCGCATTTTTGGGCAGGCGCTCCCGGATGAGATCGAAGTTGCGGCGCAGGGCCACGAGGTCGATCGTCGCCCAGGCCGGCCGGAACATCGTCTTGCCGAAGGAGTCGAGAATCATAATTAGCTGTTTTTCCTCGCGATTAGTGAGCGCCCGCTTCTAACAGCGCGCCCGCTGGTTGTCAAAATATAATAGAGGTTTCAGGGGCCTGCTTTGGTATTGCATTGGCGGTCATTGAAGCGTAAAAAGCGCGACCTATGAGCACAAAGATTTCATGCACATACATCGGTCAGGGGACGACCCAGGTGTGGTTGGGCGAAACCATGATCCTCACCGACCCGCACTTGGGAAAGCGGGCCTTCCTCTCCCCAAGGCTGCAGAAGCTGCCGATAACGCCGTCCTCCATGCCGGACCCGGCCTGCATCCTGCTCTCGCACACGCACTGCGATCACCTTGACATCTCGAGCTACAAGTACATCTCCACGGGCGTGCCGATCGTCGTGCCCGAGGGCAAAGAACCGGCAATCGGGCGCTATCTGCCCAATCCCGTGATCGAGCTCGCTCACTATGCGGTGCACGAGCTCGCGTGCGGAGTGGAGATCACTGCCCTGCCCGTGATCCACAGCTCGAGCCACATATTCGATCTCGGCATCTCCCGGTCGAACGCGTACCTCATCAGAAAACCGGGGATGGAGGGCGCCGTCTACTTCTGCGGCGACTCCGCCTACGGTCCGCACTTCCGCGAGACCGGCAACCTCGGCCGCATCGAACTCGCGCTGCTCCCGATCGGAAGCTACGAGCCGCGCTGGCTCATGAGGAACAAGCACATGACCCCGGCCGAGGCGATAAACGCATTCGAGGAGCTCGGCGCAGCGCACATGGTGCCCATCCATCACGGGACGTTCAGGCTCTCGCTGGAGAGCCCGGCGGCGCCGCGCAGATGGTTGGAGAAGATACTGGAGGAGAGGCCTGACTTGAGATCCAGGGTCCATCCGCTGGAGCCCGGCGAAAAGTTCGAATTCGAGGCGGCCGCTCCATCCGTCGAGAAGGTCGCATAGTTTGACGGCATATCGGCTCTCTGATATTGCGCACCCTGATCGGGTGCATTTTTTTATTATGGGTGCCTCTAAAAACATGTTTTTTTGGCCTGTCATCCCCGAGTAATGTTATCGGGGATCCAGTCCGGAAAAACGCATGGGAAGCAGATAAGGCTGGATTCCCGCTAACAACACGCGGGAATGACAAAACGTGAAAATCGAGGTTTTTAGAGGTGCCCTTATGAAGATAATGATCAACGGAGAGAAGAAGACGATCGAGCAGGAGCAGACCATCTCGCAGATCCTGGATATGCTCCGAGTGCCGCGCGCCGGCACTGCGGTGGCGATAAACAACGCCATCGTATCGAGGGACAGGCATGAATGTCACGTTGTGGCGGAGGGCGACAGGATAGACATATTGCGCCCCATCGGCGGAGGATGACCCATGTTGAAAATCGCGGATAAAGAGTTCTCATCGAGGCTGCTCATCGGCACGGGCAAGTTCCCCTCGCACGAGGTGATGAGGCGATCGCTCGATGCGTCCGGGGGCGAGATCGTCACCGTCGCCCTGCGGAGGGTGGACTTCACCTCCCCTGCCTTCGACATCTTGAACTTCATCGACCGCGAGAGATATCTCATCCTCCCCAACACCTCCGGCGCGAGGACGGCGGACGAGGCTGTGACCCTGGCCAGGCTCGCCAACGAGGCCGGCCTGGGAAAATGGATCAAGCTCGAGGTGGTCCCGGAGCCGCGATACCTCCTGCCTGATCCGGTGGAGACGCTCCGCGCCGCGGAGGTGCTGGTCCGCGAAGGATTCGTGGTGCTGCCCTACATGAACGCCGACCCGATACTGGCAAAGCGCCTCGAGGAGGCCGGGACCGCCGCGGTCATGCCGCTGGGCAGCCCGATCGGCTCCAACCGCGGCCTCCGCACGCGCGACTCGCTCAAGATCATCATCGAGCAGGCGCAGGTGCCGGTCGTGGTGGACGCCGGCCTCGGCGCGCCGTCGCACGCGGCGGAGGCGATGGAGATGGGGGCGGACGCGGTGCTTGTGAACACCGCAATAGCGATAGCCGACGATCCGGTGGTCATGGCTCGGGCATTCAGGCTGGGCGTGGATGCGGGCCGCGCAGCGTTCAAGGCGGGCCGCGCAGCCGAGCTCGATCATGCGGAGGCGTCCAGCCCGCTGACGGGTTTTCTCAATGATTAATTTTTGTTCGATAGAGGCCGGCGCGCACCTGGAGCAGATGGCCAGGGCCGCGCACGAGCTGACGACGCGCCGCTTCGGGAGGACGATCAGGCTCTACGCGCCCATCTATCTCTCCAACGAGTGCATAAACTCCTGCGTCTACTGCGGGTTCAGGGGAGAAGGTTCGATCGAGCGGCGCACGCTAACGGT is a window from the bacterium genome containing:
- a CDS encoding thiazole synthase, which produces MLKIADKEFSSRLLIGTGKFPSHEVMRRSLDASGGEIVTVALRRVDFTSPAFDILNFIDRERYLILPNTSGARTADEAVTLARLANEAGLGKWIKLEVVPEPRYLLPDPVETLRAAEVLVREGFVVLPYMNADPILAKRLEEAGTAAVMPLGSPIGSNRGLRTRDSLKIIIEQAQVPVVVDAGLGAPSHAAEAMEMGADAVLVNTAIAIADDPVVMARAFRLGVDAGRAAFKAGRAAELDHAEASSPLTGFLND
- the thiS gene encoding sulfur carrier protein ThiS; the protein is MKIMINGEKKTIEQEQTISQILDMLRVPRAGTAVAINNAIVSRDRHECHVVAEGDRIDILRPIGGG
- a CDS encoding MBL fold metallo-hydrolase, with the translated sequence MSTKISCTYIGQGTTQVWLGETMILTDPHLGKRAFLSPRLQKLPITPSSMPDPACILLSHTHCDHLDISSYKYISTGVPIVVPEGKEPAIGRYLPNPVIELAHYAVHELACGVEITALPVIHSSSHIFDLGISRSNAYLIRKPGMEGAVYFCGDSAYGPHFRETGNLGRIELALLPIGSYEPRWLMRNKHMTPAEAINAFEELGAAHMVPIHHGTFRLSLESPAAPRRWLEKILEERPDLRSRVHPLEPGEKFEFEAAAPSVEKVA